One Paenibacillus sp. FSL H7-0737 DNA segment encodes these proteins:
- the xylA gene encoding xylose isomerase produces MAYFETVNKISYEGSRSTNPFAFKFYNPKEVVAGKTMEEHLKFAMAYWHTLTAGGSDPFGAETAIRSWNKLNGLDKAKARAEAAFEFMDKMDLPYFCFHDVDIAPEGASLREFYSNIDTIVDILEQGMKTSGKKLLWNTANMFTNPRYMHGAGSTPNADVFAHAAAQVKKGLEVGKRLGASNYVFWGGREGYEELLNTDMGLEQDNIARLFSMAVDYAKEIGFDGQFLIEPKPKEPTKHQYDFDAATTISFLQKYNLDKHFKLNLEANHATLAGHTFEHELRVARINGMLGSLDANQGDTLLGWDTDEFPVNIYDATLTLYEVLKNDGLGKGGINFDSKVRRPSFEPEDLFLAHIAGMDTYAKGLKVAAKLIEDRVFEDFVEKRYSSFNEGVGADIVSGKATLASLAEYALNNENPRPNQSGRQEYLRATLNQYILAE; encoded by the coding sequence ATGGCTTATTTTGAGACAGTGAACAAAATCTCTTACGAGGGAAGCCGTTCCACCAACCCTTTCGCATTTAAATTTTACAATCCTAAAGAAGTCGTAGCCGGCAAAACTATGGAAGAACATCTGAAATTTGCAATGGCTTATTGGCATACATTAACTGCTGGCGGTTCTGATCCGTTTGGCGCTGAAACAGCAATTCGCAGCTGGAACAAATTGAACGGTCTGGACAAAGCTAAGGCTCGCGCTGAAGCAGCATTTGAATTTATGGACAAGATGGATCTGCCTTACTTCTGCTTCCATGATGTAGATATCGCACCTGAAGGCGCATCTTTGCGTGAATTCTACAGCAACATCGACACTATCGTTGATATCCTTGAACAAGGCATGAAGACTTCCGGCAAGAAATTGTTGTGGAATACAGCTAATATGTTCACTAACCCACGTTACATGCACGGTGCAGGTTCTACACCTAACGCTGATGTTTTCGCACATGCAGCAGCACAAGTGAAGAAAGGTCTGGAAGTTGGTAAACGTCTGGGCGCTAGCAACTATGTATTCTGGGGCGGTCGTGAGGGTTACGAAGAATTGCTGAATACAGATATGGGTCTTGAACAAGACAACATTGCTCGTCTGTTCAGCATGGCTGTAGATTACGCTAAGGAAATCGGCTTTGACGGTCAATTCCTGATCGAGCCTAAACCAAAAGAGCCTACGAAACATCAATATGATTTCGATGCAGCAACAACGATCTCTTTCTTACAAAAATACAATCTCGACAAGCACTTCAAGCTGAACCTTGAAGCTAACCATGCTACGCTTGCAGGTCATACTTTTGAACATGAGCTTCGTGTAGCTCGTATCAACGGCATGCTCGGATCGCTTGATGCTAACCAAGGTGATACATTGCTCGGATGGGATACAGATGAATTCCCAGTTAACATCTACGATGCAACACTTACACTGTATGAAGTACTCAAGAATGATGGTCTTGGCAAAGGCGGAATCAACTTTGACTCTAAAGTACGTCGTCCTTCCTTTGAGCCTGAGGATCTGTTCCTAGCACATATCGCTGGTATGGATACTTATGCAAAAGGCTTGAAAGTAGCTGCTAAATTGATCGAAGATCGCGTATTCGAAGATTTCGTTGAAAAACGTTACAGCAGCTTCAATGAAGGCGTTGGTGCGGACATCGTATCCGGCAAAGCAACTTTGGCTTCCTTGGCTGAATATGCTTTGAACAATGAGAACCCACGTCCTAACCAATCCGGACGCCAAGAATACTTGAGAGCTACCCTTAACCAATACATCTTGGCTGAGTAG
- the xylB gene encoding xylulokinase, giving the protein MKYVIGVDLGTSAVKTVLVDPQGKVAFEHSESYPLSRPQPNWSEQNPEDWVKGTLVSLRRLIEVSGIDPSQVDGLSFSGQMHGLVLVDKEGQVLRPAILWNDTRTTAQCRRIEKTLGAKLIEVARNRALEGFTLPKILWIQENEPEVLSQAHQFLLPKDYVRLRLTGDYAMDYSDAAGTLLLDVGSKTWSAEIAEAFELPLSLCPRLVESFEQTGTLLPDIAEASGLLSSTKVFAGGADNACGALGAGVLGEGRTMCSIGTSGVVLSYESNKDLNLEGKVHFFNHGEKDAYYIMGVTLAAGHSLTWFKETFAADKSFDELLSGVASIPAGSGGLLFTPYIVGERTPHPDANIRGSFIGMDSGHTLTHFTRSVLEGITFSLRESIEIVRDSGKEITEIIAIGGGAKNEAWLQMQADIFNASIVKLESEQGPAMGAAMLAAYGSGWFTSLSACAEAFIRPADVYKPDPKQAAIYDGLFNLYQEVYGQTRELNNKLAAYRQ; this is encoded by the coding sequence ATGAAATACGTTATTGGTGTAGATTTGGGCACTAGCGCAGTGAAGACTGTTCTAGTGGACCCACAGGGCAAGGTGGCTTTTGAGCATTCCGAGTCCTACCCGCTAAGCAGACCGCAGCCGAACTGGAGCGAACAAAATCCTGAGGACTGGGTAAAAGGTACGCTGGTCAGTCTTCGTCGTTTGATTGAAGTATCGGGCATAGATCCATCACAAGTTGATGGTCTTAGCTTCTCCGGGCAAATGCACGGATTGGTACTAGTGGATAAGGAAGGGCAAGTGCTTCGTCCGGCCATTCTTTGGAATGATACTCGTACTACTGCACAGTGCAGAAGAATTGAGAAGACGCTCGGAGCAAAGCTTATTGAGGTTGCTAGAAACCGTGCGCTGGAAGGCTTCACACTTCCTAAAATTCTATGGATACAAGAGAATGAACCTGAGGTATTATCACAAGCGCATCAGTTCCTGTTGCCAAAAGACTATGTCCGTCTCCGGTTGACCGGTGATTATGCGATGGATTATTCCGATGCTGCAGGAACGCTTCTATTAGATGTAGGTTCTAAAACGTGGAGTGCTGAAATTGCTGAAGCTTTTGAACTGCCGCTTTCCCTTTGTCCTAGACTGGTAGAGTCCTTTGAACAGACAGGAACGTTATTGCCGGATATTGCGGAAGCATCAGGTCTTTTATCATCAACAAAGGTATTTGCTGGTGGTGCGGATAATGCATGTGGAGCACTTGGGGCAGGTGTCCTTGGTGAAGGTCGGACGATGTGCAGTATTGGTACATCTGGTGTAGTTCTTTCCTATGAGAGCAACAAAGATTTAAATCTCGAAGGCAAAGTCCATTTCTTCAACCATGGTGAAAAAGATGCCTACTATATCATGGGCGTTACTCTAGCGGCTGGTCATAGCCTTACATGGTTCAAAGAAACCTTTGCGGCAGACAAAAGCTTTGATGAATTGCTAAGTGGAGTAGCTTCCATTCCAGCGGGTAGCGGCGGACTGCTCTTTACACCTTATATCGTAGGGGAACGTACACCTCATCCAGATGCGAATATTCGCGGAAGCTTTATTGGTATGGATTCAGGGCATACGTTGACTCATTTTACACGTTCTGTATTAGAAGGCATCACCTTTTCGCTACGTGAATCTATTGAGATTGTACGTGATTCAGGCAAAGAGATTACAGAAATCATTGCGATCGGTGGCGGGGCTAAAAATGAGGCATGGCTCCAGATGCAAGCAGATATTTTCAATGCATCCATCGTGAAGCTTGAAAGTGAGCAGGGTCCGGCTATGGGAGCAGCGATGTTGGCAGCTTACGGTAGCGGCTGGTTCACTTCTCTTAGTGCATGTGCAGAAGCTTTCATCCGTCCTGCGGATGTGTATAAACCAGATCCGAAGCAAGCGGCGATCTATGACGGTTTATTTAACCTCTATCAGGAAGTCTACGGTCAGACCCGTGAACTGAATAACAAGCTGGCAGCGTACCGCCAATAA
- a CDS encoding ROK family transcriptional regulator, with protein MKVTGDQALVKKINKSIVLHTIRRHSPLSRAKVSEMTGLNKATVSNLVAELCTQELVTEVGPGESSGGRKPLMLHFNTMAGSVIGIELRVKQLTAVLCDLSGGILYESDFSLENHDFPYVLEQMKKLISGLIINAPESPYGIVGIGVGVPGMVDENGVVLFAPNLGWEMVELRAILEAEFSVPVTIDNEANAGAQGELNFGAAREVRHLLYISAGSGIGSGIIIGGELYKGARGYAGETGHMTIEAQGKPCSCGSRGCWELYASEKTYDNPDLSLPAHTTPELVRYAAGGQEDALHHFSTMGEYLGIGVTNLINSFNPELIVIGGALSEAEEWLGKPLRRVVAERTLPYHKQQLEITFSKLGSRGTMIGAGFSAVMHFLGDIRVTL; from the coding sequence GTGAAGGTTACTGGAGACCAAGCGCTGGTCAAAAAAATAAATAAATCGATTGTACTACATACCATTCGAAGACACTCTCCACTCTCGCGCGCGAAGGTCTCAGAGATGACCGGACTGAATAAAGCTACTGTGTCCAATTTGGTAGCCGAGCTGTGCACGCAAGAATTGGTAACTGAAGTTGGACCTGGGGAATCAAGCGGTGGCCGCAAACCGTTAATGCTGCATTTTAACACGATGGCTGGTAGTGTAATCGGCATAGAATTACGGGTAAAGCAGCTAACAGCGGTCTTATGTGATCTGAGCGGGGGCATTCTTTACGAAAGCGATTTTTCTTTAGAAAACCATGATTTCCCTTACGTTCTGGAACAAATGAAAAAACTTATCTCAGGCTTGATTATCAACGCTCCAGAATCCCCTTACGGCATCGTCGGCATCGGAGTAGGTGTCCCCGGGATGGTGGATGAAAATGGTGTTGTACTCTTCGCTCCCAACCTTGGCTGGGAAATGGTCGAGCTGCGAGCGATCCTCGAAGCTGAATTTTCCGTTCCTGTCACCATTGATAACGAAGCGAACGCGGGTGCACAGGGTGAACTCAACTTTGGAGCGGCACGAGAGGTAAGGCATCTCCTTTACATCAGTGCGGGATCAGGGATCGGATCTGGAATTATTATTGGTGGAGAACTATACAAGGGTGCAAGAGGATATGCCGGCGAAACCGGACATATGACGATTGAAGCCCAAGGCAAGCCTTGCAGTTGCGGGAGTCGTGGCTGTTGGGAGTTATATGCCTCTGAGAAAACTTATGATAATCCCGATCTCTCCCTCCCTGCCCATACTACGCCAGAGCTGGTTCGCTATGCAGCCGGCGGGCAAGAAGACGCCCTGCATCACTTCTCAACGATGGGTGAATATCTCGGTATCGGGGTGACCAATCTAATCAATAGCTTCAATCCAGAGCTTATTGTGATCGGTGGGGCATTGTCTGAGGCTGAAGAATGGCTAGGCAAACCGCTGCGCCGGGTTGTAGCTGAGCGTACTCTTCCTTACCATAAGCAGCAACTCGAAATTACATTCTCTAAGCTCGGCAGCCGTGGAACGATGATCGGCGCAGGTTTCTCTGCTGTTATGCATTTCCTGGGCGATATTCGGGTGACCCTATAA